Proteins from one Apis cerana isolate GH-2021 linkage group LG11, AcerK_1.0, whole genome shotgun sequence genomic window:
- the LOC133666993 gene encoding G patch domain-containing protein 8-like, producing MSSRRSTPKKSCRSFGSRRRSGRYHSDTTDSSISYTSSSESSLSEDCDCSECDCFEFDSSPRRAKRRTRTSRKGKRNNGRRSSNKSSKSSCDSGKSSRKKASGRRKRRSSSSCSSSSDSSSSYTSDGEYCGCGTSNRPRQRNKA from the exons atgag TTCCAGAAGGTCAACTCCGAAGAAATCGTGTAGAAGTTTTGGTTCCCGGAGGCGGAGCGGCAGGTACCACTCCGACACCACGGACAGCTCGATTTCTTACACCTCTTCCTCGGAGTCGTCGCTTTCGGAGGATTGCGATTGTTCGGAATGCGATTGTTTCGAATTCGATAGCTCGCCCCGAAGAGCGAAACGGAGAACGAGAACGAGCCGAAAGGGGAAACGGAACAACGGGAGGCGATCCTCCAACAAATCGTCGAAATCATCGTGCGACAGCGGCAAGTCTTCCAGAAAGAAAGCTTCTGGAAGACGCAAAA GACGATCGTCGTCCTCGTGCTCGTCTTCCTCGGATTCCTCGAGTTCGTACACAAGCGATGGAGAATATTGCGGTTGCGGCACGTCTAACAGACCACGTCAAAGAAACAAAGCTTGA
- the LOC107995932 gene encoding caveolin-3-like isoform X1, translating into MLDRFRAAFKCSVPKCGNFRFPGMEKPESSTGDGSNGELEDRDPNSLNKHLQVMWDDVIGEPEGIRSPECAWRLSGHCFRLSRRCCYVFLSVLIAPFLSLCLGLTFACLAFQHIWCLAPCLRVWKITCAATRNFLSAVTHAIVRPIMDSLGYLFHNIRIFNKKLPDGPAEKDDILVV; encoded by the exons ATGTTGGACCGTTTTAGGGCCGCGTTCAAGTGTTCTGTACCGAAATGTGGCAATTTCCGGTTTCCAGGGATGGAGAAGCCCGAATCCTCGACCGGGGATGGGAGCAATGGAGAACTCGAGGACAGGGATCCGAACAGTTTGAACAAACACCTGCAG GTGATGTGGGATGACGTGATCGGTGAACCGGAAGGAATACGCAGTCCGGAGTGCGCGTGGCGGTTGAGCGGGCACTGCTTTCGATTGTCCAGAAGATGCTGTTACGTGTTCCTCTCCGTCCTGATcgccccctttctctctctctgcctagGCCTCACCTTCGCCTGCCTCGCGTTTCAG cATATATGGTGTTTGGCACCGTGTCTCCGCGTTTGGAAAATCACTTGTGCCGCGACGAGGAATTTCCTTAGCGCTGTCACACATGCCATCGTGCGTCCCATCATGGACTCCCTTGGCTATCTGTTTCACAACATTCGGATATTCAACAAGAAATTGCCCGATGGTCCTGCGGAGAAGGACGATATCCTCGTGGTGTAG
- the LOC107995932 gene encoding caveolin-3-like isoform X2, with translation MEKPESSTGDGSNGELEDRDPNSLNKHLQVMWDDVIGEPEGIRSPECAWRLSGHCFRLSRRCCYVFLSVLIAPFLSLCLGLTFACLAFQHIWCLAPCLRVWKITCAATRNFLSAVTHAIVRPIMDSLGYLFHNIRIFNKKLPDGPAEKDDILVV, from the exons ATGGAGAAGCCCGAATCCTCGACCGGGGATGGGAGCAATGGAGAACTCGAGGACAGGGATCCGAACAGTTTGAACAAACACCTGCAG GTGATGTGGGATGACGTGATCGGTGAACCGGAAGGAATACGCAGTCCGGAGTGCGCGTGGCGGTTGAGCGGGCACTGCTTTCGATTGTCCAGAAGATGCTGTTACGTGTTCCTCTCCGTCCTGATcgccccctttctctctctctgcctagGCCTCACCTTCGCCTGCCTCGCGTTTCAG cATATATGGTGTTTGGCACCGTGTCTCCGCGTTTGGAAAATCACTTGTGCCGCGACGAGGAATTTCCTTAGCGCTGTCACACATGCCATCGTGCGTCCCATCATGGACTCCCTTGGCTATCTGTTTCACAACATTCGGATATTCAACAAGAAATTGCCCGATGGTCCTGCGGAGAAGGACGATATCCTCGTGGTGTAG
- the LOC107995931 gene encoding glutaryl-CoA dehydrogenase, mitochondrial isoform X1: MAALTRRFLPKYNGFSCTSLRQISLSSTGRDKVNNAFNWEDPFNLESQLTHEEILIRDQFRKYCGEKLLPRVVEANRNEIFHKEIMREMGELGILCCTIKGYGAAGVSSVAYGLLAREIEYVDSGYRSALSVQTSLVAGAIDAHGSDAQKEKFLPKLISGEYIGCFGLTEPDHGSDPSSIETRAIYDSQKKVYKLSGMKIWITNAPIADLMIIWAKCVETDEMRGFIVERKENGNRLITPAIKGKFSLRCSITGMILMDDLEVPEENMLPNVKGLKGPFVCLNNARYGIAWGALGAAEACLHISRAYSLHRKQFKRPLAANQLIQKKLVEMMCDISFGLQACLRVGRLKDEDKATPEMISMIKKNSAKKALEIARNARDMLGGNGISDEYHVIRHMMNLESVVTYEGTDNIHTLILGRAITGLSAFGKEM, encoded by the exons ATGGCAGCCCTCACGAGAAGATTTCTACCGAAATACAATGGATTTTCTTGTACAAGTTTGAGAc AAATTTCACTATCATCTACTGGCAGAGATAAAG TCAACAACGCCTTCAACTGGGAAGATCCGTTCAATCTCGAATCTCAACTAACACACGAGGAGATATTGATCAGAGAtcagtttcgaaaatattgcGGCGAGAAACTTTTGCCTCGAGTAGTCGAAGCGAATCGCAATGAAATCTTCCACAAAGAAATAATGAGGGAAATGGGCGAATTGGGCATCCTGTGCTGTACCATAAAGGGTTATGGGGCCGCTGGTGTCTCCTCCGTGGCGTACGGGCTTCTTGCAAGGGAAATCGAGTACGTGGATAGCGGATACAGATCCGCTCTGTCGGTACAAACGTCTTTGGTTGCCGGCGCGATTGACGCTCACGGAAGCGAcgcacaaaaagaaaaattcttgccGAAATTAA TATCGGGCGAGTACATCGGCTGTTTCGGATTAACAGAGCCCGACCACGGAAGCGATCCCTCTTCCATCGAGACAAGGGCCATTTACGATTCCcaaaaaaaagtttacaaaTTGTCTGGAATGAAGATATG GATCACGAATGCACCGATCGCTGATTTAATGATCATCTGGGCGAAATGCGTGGAGACCGACGAGATGCGAGGATTCATCGTGGAGAGGAAGGAGAACGGGAATCGACTGATCACCCCAGCGATCAAGGGTAAATTCTCTCTGAGGTGTTCCATCACAGGTATGATCCTCATGGACGACTTGGAGGTGCCCGAGGAGAATATGCTCCCGAACGTGAAAGGTCTCAAA GGACCGTTCGTCTGTCTGAACAACGCCAGATACGGAATCGCTTGGGGCGCTTTGGGTGCAGCCGAGGCCTGTTTACACATATCCAGAGCGTACAGTCTGCACAGGAAGCAGTTCAAAAGGCCGCTGGCCGCTAATCAATTGATACAGAAGAAGTTGGTCGAAATGATGTGCGACATTTCGTTCGGCCTCCAAGCTTGTCTGAGGGTGGGCAGGCTGAAGGACGAGGACAA ggCCACCCCAGAGATGATCTCGATGATAAAGAAGAATTCTGCCAAGAAAGCTCTGGAAATCGCGAGGAACGCTAGAGATATGTTAGGTGGCAATGGAATATCCGATGAGTATCATGTTATCAGGCACATGATGAATCTGGAAAGTGTTGTCACTTATGAAG GTACGGATAATATCCACACTTTGATACTCGGCAGAGCGATTACCGGCCTGTCGGCCTTCGGTAAAGAAATGTAA
- the LOC107995931 gene encoding glutaryl-CoA dehydrogenase, mitochondrial isoform X2 gives MREMGELGILCCTIKGYGAAGVSSVAYGLLAREIEYVDSGYRSALSVQTSLVAGAIDAHGSDAQKEKFLPKLISGEYIGCFGLTEPDHGSDPSSIETRAIYDSQKKVYKLSGMKIWITNAPIADLMIIWAKCVETDEMRGFIVERKENGNRLITPAIKGKFSLRCSITGMILMDDLEVPEENMLPNVKGLKGPFVCLNNARYGIAWGALGAAEACLHISRAYSLHRKQFKRPLAANQLIQKKLVEMMCDISFGLQACLRVGRLKDEDKATPEMISMIKKNSAKKALEIARNARDMLGGNGISDEYHVIRHMMNLESVVTYEGTDNIHTLILGRAITGLSAFGKEM, from the exons ATGAGGGAAATGGGCGAATTGGGCATCCTGTGCTGTACCATAAAGGGTTATGGGGCCGCTGGTGTCTCCTCCGTGGCGTACGGGCTTCTTGCAAGGGAAATCGAGTACGTGGATAGCGGATACAGATCCGCTCTGTCGGTACAAACGTCTTTGGTTGCCGGCGCGATTGACGCTCACGGAAGCGAcgcacaaaaagaaaaattcttgccGAAATTAA TATCGGGCGAGTACATCGGCTGTTTCGGATTAACAGAGCCCGACCACGGAAGCGATCCCTCTTCCATCGAGACAAGGGCCATTTACGATTCCcaaaaaaaagtttacaaaTTGTCTGGAATGAAGATATG GATCACGAATGCACCGATCGCTGATTTAATGATCATCTGGGCGAAATGCGTGGAGACCGACGAGATGCGAGGATTCATCGTGGAGAGGAAGGAGAACGGGAATCGACTGATCACCCCAGCGATCAAGGGTAAATTCTCTCTGAGGTGTTCCATCACAGGTATGATCCTCATGGACGACTTGGAGGTGCCCGAGGAGAATATGCTCCCGAACGTGAAAGGTCTCAAA GGACCGTTCGTCTGTCTGAACAACGCCAGATACGGAATCGCTTGGGGCGCTTTGGGTGCAGCCGAGGCCTGTTTACACATATCCAGAGCGTACAGTCTGCACAGGAAGCAGTTCAAAAGGCCGCTGGCCGCTAATCAATTGATACAGAAGAAGTTGGTCGAAATGATGTGCGACATTTCGTTCGGCCTCCAAGCTTGTCTGAGGGTGGGCAGGCTGAAGGACGAGGACAA ggCCACCCCAGAGATGATCTCGATGATAAAGAAGAATTCTGCCAAGAAAGCTCTGGAAATCGCGAGGAACGCTAGAGATATGTTAGGTGGCAATGGAATATCCGATGAGTATCATGTTATCAGGCACATGATGAATCTGGAAAGTGTTGTCACTTATGAAG GTACGGATAATATCCACACTTTGATACTCGGCAGAGCGATTACCGGCCTGTCGGCCTTCGGTAAAGAAATGTAA